From Desulfonatronum thioautotrophicum, the proteins below share one genomic window:
- the xdhB gene encoding xanthine dehydrogenase subunit XdhB produces the protein MYAFASYHRPQSLTEAVALLAANPFARPMAGGTDILVRLREGHKDYADIVDIHGLPELEGMSEDRGELRIGSGTTFASLMASPLAARLAPMLIEAAGWVAGPQIRNTATIGGNICNGSACADSAAPLLVLNAHLDLIGPEGQRLIPLRGFHLGPGRVERRPGEILRSVRIKSERDQNIGTAYVKYSMRQAMDIATIGCGAGVRLRDDHPNGIVDELRLAFTVAAPTPVRCPTAEAAARGLPLSQAVKAVAEALDQDVSPRTSWRAAGVFRMHIIRTLAGRMIRTAAKRFASSAANHREARTC, from the coding sequence ATGTACGCCTTTGCATCCTACCATCGCCCCCAAAGCCTGACCGAAGCCGTGGCATTGCTGGCCGCGAATCCGTTTGCCCGGCCCATGGCCGGGGGAACGGACATCCTGGTCCGCTTGCGGGAGGGGCACAAGGACTATGCCGATATCGTGGACATCCACGGCCTGCCGGAGCTGGAGGGCATGAGCGAGGATCGCGGCGAGCTGCGCATCGGTTCGGGCACGACCTTTGCCTCGCTGATGGCCTCGCCTCTGGCCGCCCGCCTGGCCCCGATGCTCATCGAGGCCGCGGGCTGGGTGGCCGGACCGCAAATCCGCAATACGGCCACCATCGGCGGGAACATCTGCAACGGCTCGGCCTGTGCCGACTCCGCGGCCCCGCTGCTGGTCCTCAACGCCCATTTGGACCTGATCGGCCCGGAAGGCCAACGGCTGATCCCCTTGCGCGGGTTTCACCTGGGGCCGGGCCGGGTGGAGCGAAGACCAGGGGAAATCCTGCGCTCGGTCCGGATCAAATCTGAACGAGATCAGAACATAGGCACGGCCTATGTCAAGTATTCCATGCGCCAAGCCATGGACATCGCCACCATCGGCTGCGGCGCGGGCGTCCGCCTGCGGGACGACCACCCCAACGGCATCGTGGACGAACTGCGTCTGGCCTTCACCGTGGCCGCGCCCACCCCGGTGCGCTGCCCCACCGCCGAAGCCGCGGCCCGGGGCCTGCCCCTGAGCCAGGCCGTCAAGGCCGTGGCCGAAGCCCTGGACCAGGACGTCTCCCCCCGCACCTCCTGGCGGGCAGCCGGGGTTTTTCGGATGCACATCATCCGCACCCTGGCCGGACGGATGATCCGCACCGCCGCAAAACGCTTCGCGTCATCCGCAGCCAACCACCGGGAGGCCCGGACATGCTGA
- a CDS encoding nucleotidyltransferase family protein: MRMDTTRIKIAGIVLAGGAGRRMGGGHGGKLLLPYRSEPLVVHVLRKALAVCDPVVAVTGCNADAVAHALRELTPGLRIVHAPDWQAGQARSLRAGLDALVLDATQDIAGALVFLGDQPLVRVETLEALAAVFRDHPRDFVAPRYHGKRGNPVCIPRAWFARVMALEGDVGARPLLDHPDARLRLVDVMDSGVHRDVDTLEDYHALLRTRESVPVHGSHPSLVD; this comes from the coding sequence ATGCGTATGGATACGACAAGAATCAAGATCGCGGGCATTGTCCTGGCCGGCGGGGCGGGGCGACGGATGGGCGGCGGGCATGGGGGCAAATTATTGTTGCCGTACCGCAGCGAGCCGCTGGTGGTCCATGTGCTCCGCAAGGCTCTGGCGGTCTGTGATCCGGTGGTGGCCGTGACGGGCTGCAACGCGGACGCGGTTGCCCATGCGCTGCGGGAGTTGACTCCTGGATTGCGCATTGTCCATGCACCGGATTGGCAAGCGGGGCAGGCCCGGAGCCTACGGGCCGGATTGGATGCGCTGGTTCTGGATGCGACACAGGACATTGCCGGGGCGCTGGTTTTCTTGGGGGATCAGCCCCTGGTGCGTGTGGAGACGTTGGAGGCGCTGGCAGCGGTTTTTCGCGATCATCCGCGTGATTTCGTCGCCCCTCGATATCACGGCAAGCGGGGTAACCCGGTCTGTATTCCCCGGGCATGGTTCGCGCGGGTCATGGCTCTGGAGGGGGATGTTGGAGCCCGGCCGCTTCTGGATCATCCGGATGCGCGTCTGCGCCTGGTGGACGTGATGGATTCCGGGGTGCACCGGGATGTGGACACGCTGGAAGACTACCACGCACTTTTGCGGACCAGGGAATCAGTTCCCGTCCACGGATCGCACCCATCCCTCGTGGACTGA
- the xdhC gene encoding xanthine dehydrogenase iron sulfur-binding subunit XdhC, with product MLTISCTINDRPHELTIDPRTSLLDLLRNQGLTSVKQGCGVGECGACTVLVDDVAVNACLYLATWVHGKRIRTVEGEVRDGRLSSVQQAYVDAGAVQCGFCTPGLIMTTTAFVRSCRKQGRDPEDITPEDIRRAHAGNLCRCTGYETIVQAVRQALEQPDSSKMDTESTPP from the coding sequence ATGCTGACCATCTCCTGCACCATCAATGATCGCCCCCATGAGCTGACCATCGATCCCCGAACCTCCCTCCTGGACCTGCTCCGGAACCAGGGCCTGACCAGCGTGAAGCAGGGCTGCGGCGTAGGGGAATGCGGGGCCTGTACCGTGCTGGTGGACGACGTGGCCGTGAACGCCTGCCTCTACCTGGCGACCTGGGTTCACGGCAAACGCATCCGCACCGTGGAGGGCGAGGTCAGGGACGGCCGCCTCTCCTCGGTCCAGCAGGCCTACGTGGATGCCGGAGCCGTGCAGTGCGGTTTCTGCACTCCTGGGTTGATCATGACCACCACGGCTTTTGTGCGCTCCTGCCGCAAGCAGGGTCGCGATCCGGAAGACATCACCCCGGAGGACATCCGCCGGGCCCATGCCGGCAACCTCTGCCGCTGCACGGGCTACGAGACCATTGTCCAGGCCGTGCGCCAGGCCCTCGAACAGCCCGATTCCTCGAAGATGGATACCGAATCCACACCGCCTTGA
- the yqeC gene encoding selenium cofactor biosynthesis protein YqeC, with amino-acid sequence MILNTPDELYLPDATVVALVGAGGKTSLMTAMAAHALRRGETVIRTTTTKLAATTTEPVFWDGRNLSLPRLQAHLRHGNLQNRSMTLVRDRDTATGKLLGLAPEAVDLLAGSGLADRIFVEADGARGKVIKAPANHEPVIPHSTNLVIGIVGADALGVPMVNEHVFRPERLAALCDALPIAAVDACVLARLVGHPQGLFKNAPASPCRRLVFVNKMEKAGEAAWDLLRHARKLVKAAQPNGQRCATPWFAGSVHEGWVRSVDGN; translated from the coding sequence TTGATCCTCAACACACCGGACGAACTCTATCTGCCGGACGCAACGGTCGTCGCCCTGGTGGGCGCGGGCGGCAAGACCAGCCTGATGACCGCCATGGCCGCCCATGCCCTGCGCCGGGGCGAGACCGTCATCCGGACCACCACGACGAAACTGGCCGCCACGACAACGGAGCCTGTTTTCTGGGACGGCCGGAACTTGTCCCTGCCCCGTCTCCAGGCTCATCTTCGACACGGCAATCTTCAGAACCGATCCATGACCCTGGTCCGGGACCGGGATACGGCAACAGGCAAACTCCTCGGCCTGGCCCCCGAGGCCGTGGACCTGTTGGCCGGTTCCGGACTGGCGGACCGGATTTTCGTGGAAGCCGATGGCGCACGCGGCAAAGTAATCAAGGCTCCGGCGAACCATGAACCCGTGATTCCCCACTCTACAAATTTGGTGATCGGGATTGTTGGCGCGGATGCCCTGGGGGTGCCCATGGTTAATGAGCATGTCTTCCGGCCCGAGCGGCTGGCCGCGCTTTGCGATGCGCTGCCCATCGCAGCCGTGGACGCCTGCGTCCTGGCCCGCCTGGTCGGGCATCCTCAAGGGTTGTTCAAGAACGCCCCGGCATCTCCATGCCGGCGGCTTGTCTTCGTGAATAAAATGGAAAAAGCTGGTGAGGCTGCATGGGATTTGCTGCGTCATGCCCGGAAGCTTGTCAAAGCCGCTCAGCCGAACGGGCAGAGATGCGCAACGCCGTGGTTTGCCGGTTCAGTCCACGAGGGATGGGTGCGATCCGTGGACGGGAACTGA
- the xdhA gene encoding xanthine dehydrogenase subunit XdhA, producing the protein MSIGQPVKRLDAEAKVTGRARYAEDMLPAGILTAVYIRSTVAHGRVLTMDLSAALALPGVEAVFTFSDVPRLLYAPAGHPFSLDPAHADVADRLLLTEHVRFYGDEIGVVVARDELTAQRAASLVAVSYEEYPVITDPREAMAEGAFAIHPSGNIVKQDGFSVSGDVDALLAQADVVVAGEYQTPVTQHCHMEPVVAHAYMEDMERISVVTSTQIPHICRRVVGQALGLDWSRVRIVKPYVGGGFGAKQDVLLEPMVAFLAWKLGRPVRMALTREESMITRTRHAMRIRAKAGFARDGRLLAMDMDAVSNTGAYASHGHSVVSAGGGKLCSMYPHASVRFHAATVYTNLPIAGAMRGYGSPQIIFACECILDEAATALDMDPLDLRRINAGRPGDVNPRSGKPIETHGLADCLRLGRERFRWDERRAAAQITQADPELRRGVGVACFSFNSGVYPVGVEISGIRLTLAQDGCVTLQAGATEIGQGADTVFAQMAAAVLDLPVTSLRVVSTQDTDVTPFDPGAFASRQTYVVGPAVKAASLELRARILDHAALMTGYPASALGLKAGSIVATRHPARVFMSLKELALDAYYHKNRGGQLTAERSVKTRSNAPSFGCTFVEVEVDIALCRVRVTDMLNVHDCGVVINPITAKGQAQGGMAMAIGWALYEELLVDPRSGRVRNNNLLDYKMPTFLDLPALDVAFVQTAEPSGGFGNKSLGEPPLLSPAPAIRNAVWNATGVKADFIPLTPKALFPLFRDAGLLGPR; encoded by the coding sequence ATGAGCATCGGACAACCCGTCAAGCGCCTGGACGCCGAGGCCAAGGTCACGGGCCGGGCCCGCTACGCCGAGGACATGCTCCCGGCGGGCATACTCACCGCGGTCTACATTCGCAGCACCGTGGCCCATGGCCGGGTCCTGACCATGGACCTTTCCGCGGCCCTGGCCCTGCCCGGCGTGGAGGCCGTGTTCACCTTTTCCGACGTGCCCAGGCTGCTCTACGCCCCGGCCGGCCATCCCTTCTCCCTCGACCCGGCCCACGCCGACGTGGCCGACCGCCTGCTGCTCACCGAGCATGTCCGCTTTTACGGCGACGAGATCGGTGTGGTGGTGGCCCGGGACGAGCTCACGGCCCAACGCGCCGCGAGCCTGGTCGCGGTGTCCTACGAAGAATATCCGGTGATCACCGATCCCCGGGAGGCCATGGCCGAAGGCGCATTTGCCATCCACCCCAGCGGGAATATCGTCAAGCAGGACGGGTTCAGCGTGAGCGGGGATGTGGACGCGCTTCTGGCCCAGGCTGACGTGGTGGTGGCGGGCGAATACCAAACCCCGGTGACCCAGCACTGCCACATGGAGCCCGTGGTGGCCCACGCCTACATGGAGGACATGGAGCGGATCTCCGTGGTCACTTCCACCCAGATCCCGCATATCTGCCGCCGGGTGGTGGGCCAGGCCCTGGGCCTGGACTGGAGCCGGGTGCGGATCGTCAAGCCCTATGTGGGCGGGGGGTTCGGGGCCAAGCAGGACGTGCTCCTGGAGCCCATGGTCGCCTTTCTGGCCTGGAAATTGGGCCGACCTGTGCGCATGGCCCTGACCCGCGAAGAAAGCATGATCACCCGCACCCGTCATGCCATGCGCATCCGGGCCAAGGCGGGCTTTGCCCGGGACGGGCGGCTCTTGGCCATGGACATGGATGCCGTGTCCAACACCGGGGCGTACGCCTCCCACGGCCATTCCGTGGTCTCCGCCGGCGGGGGCAAGCTGTGCAGCATGTACCCCCATGCCTCGGTACGCTTCCACGCGGCCACGGTCTACACCAATCTGCCCATTGCCGGGGCCATGCGCGGCTACGGCTCGCCTCAGATCATCTTTGCCTGCGAATGCATCCTGGACGAGGCGGCCACTGCCCTGGACATGGACCCGCTTGATTTGCGCCGGATCAATGCCGGCCGGCCCGGCGACGTCAATCCCCGCTCGGGCAAACCCATCGAAACCCACGGCCTGGCCGACTGCCTGCGCCTAGGCCGGGAGCGATTCCGCTGGGACGAGCGCCGGGCCGCGGCCCAAATCACACAGGCCGACCCGGAACTCCGCCGCGGCGTGGGCGTGGCCTGCTTCAGCTTCAATTCCGGGGTCTATCCCGTGGGCGTGGAAATTTCCGGAATCCGCCTGACCCTGGCCCAGGACGGCTGCGTGACACTTCAGGCCGGAGCCACGGAAATCGGCCAGGGAGCGGACACGGTCTTTGCCCAGATGGCCGCCGCGGTTTTGGACCTGCCCGTGACGTCACTGCGCGTGGTCTCCACCCAGGACACGGACGTGACCCCGTTTGACCCGGGGGCCTTCGCCTCCCGCCAGACCTACGTGGTCGGCCCGGCGGTCAAGGCCGCGTCCCTGGAACTGCGCGCACGAATCCTGGACCATGCGGCGCTGATGACCGGCTATCCGGCATCAGCCTTGGGCCTGAAAGCCGGTTCCATTGTCGCGACCCGCCATCCCGCGCGGGTCTTCATGAGCCTGAAGGAGCTGGCCCTGGACGCCTACTACCACAAGAACCGGGGCGGACAGCTCACGGCGGAACGCTCGGTCAAGACCCGGTCCAACGCGCCGTCCTTCGGCTGCACCTTCGTGGAGGTGGAGGTGGATATTGCGCTGTGCCGGGTCCGGGTCACGGATATGCTCAATGTCCACGACTGCGGCGTGGTCATCAACCCGATCACGGCCAAGGGGCAGGCCCAGGGCGGCATGGCCATGGCCATCGGCTGGGCGCTCTACGAGGAGTTGCTGGTGGATCCGCGCTCCGGCCGGGTGCGCAACAACAACCTGCTGGACTATAAAATGCCCACCTTCCTGGATCTGCCCGCGTTGGACGTGGCCTTTGTCCAGACCGCCGAGCCCTCCGGCGGCTTTGGCAACAAATCCCTGGGCGAACCCCCCCTGCTCTCCCCGGCCCCGGCCATTCGCAACGCGGTCTGGAACGCCACCGGGGTCAAGGCCGACTTCATCCCCCTCACCCCCAAGGCCCTGTTCCCGCTGTTCCGGGATGCCGGATTGCTGGGACCACGCTGA